TACCCCAATTAACTCTTGCTCTACTGACTGGTAATCTTCTTCTTAGggttttaaatttcttttcattCAAATCATTGAATGAAACATCTAATTGcttttcaaaatcagattcaaatgatttaattgtctttaaaatttcGCTAAGGTTAACGTTATCTTCtttgaaacttttttcTGAATTAAATGTAACATTACCACCTTCAAAATAATGGacatttaaatcaattttacCGGTCAGTTGATTATTTAAGCTTGGgtcataaatatatttagatCTCCAAATACCAGTCCAGAAGTTATTTAAATTGTATTTAtcactaataataataatttcaaatttgttTGAGTCATTATCAGATGAAGCATTATCTGGGTAAACTGCAACACTAACATTGCCTGTATAATCTTTCTTAGCATATTCCTTCAACGCATCCAATAGACCTCTTAGGGATGGTGTTAGCTTGttaattttatcatcattatctaCTGGTTCAATATCTAATGGAGTATAGTTTAAATGATCaactgaaaataatttattattaacagGATCATAATATTTGGAACCTATCTTATTATATTCAGATAAAATTACAGATTCCCCATTAACTTTAATTGGTAAATTATTCTTTACATTATATGCTTCAATGGCATCCAATATTATACTTTTGGAGTCTTCACCagtaattttaattaaatcatcataGACTTCTTTAATTTCACCAGCTGGACTATCTTCTATAATTTGACTAATTATTGTGGAAAATTTAGAcattttttggtttttgGATTTCTCTActttcaaattataaatgTATCCTCCTAGTTCTTATTTCACTGATATAGTTTGAAGCGGGAAGCTGTACTTTTGTCACGAACTCTTTattgaattctttttttcctcTTTTAATAGCACATACCTtcttattttcaataatatttaaagggGATCTagttcaatttcaattttcaattactGTTTTCTGAAAATACAGAAAgccaataatttttctcgATATTATTTCCGTATAATTAAACTAAAATGGAAATATGTTAAAATAGAGTGCATTTTACTATACAACATTATACAGTACATTATATAATAGATCAAAGtagttaaataataaaattatagagTATATGGTAAAAATTTAAGATTTCCAGTATGAAATGACAACtcaaaaatattcagaTGCAATAAGGTTTCATTAGACAATATAGATGACAAGTAGGATATTCTTATCTAGGTTGAATAAGCATTAGGGTTAGCTGTGTTATAAGAATATTGTGAGTTTTGCTGAAACttctgttgttgttgttgctgctGTTGTTGAAAATTGTTGACACCTTGGTTCACAGGCTGATAAGCTGATGTGTTAGAGTATTGATTTGCGTCAGATAATGGCTGGCTTTGATTGTAATTGTGGTTATACATATTCGAATTGTTATAAGTGTTATTAAGTGATGATGATCCAAAATTTTGAGTGCTTTGTTGAGGTAATTTTTGTGTTTCGGATTGGGCTGGCATAGGTTGTTGCTGGAGTTGCTGCTGGagttgctgttgttgttgggAAGAATACATTGGTTGCTGTTGCTGATTTTGCATCTGAGGAAGTGGCATTTGCGGTTGTGGTATATTCGGAATGGTATATGAGCTTGCAGCCCTGTCTAACAGTTGGTTATAAGTAGCTTCTGCATTTGATAATACTTGACgcaatgaatttaaatcatttttttgatttgaataCTTTGCTATCAATTTGGTAATTTGAGGTCTCAATGGCGTTACAGTTccatataaattattaatttgcGGGTTTTGTAGAATTTGATCTGCTGACATATTgttattgctattattgcTTGCCGCATTTTGCAAGTCATTGTATAATTGATCGACATTATCTTTTTGTGATAAAATGCCAGCTTCTTTTTGTAGTTCTTGTCTCAATTCTAATTCGGTTGGCTCAGCAATTGGGTTAACATAGTTCAAAGGGAAGATACCGACAGTACCTCTTAATGAACCTCTCCACCAATCACGATAAACTTGCTCTATTACCTTGATAATATCCCCTTTTTTGAAAGATAATTCGCCTGGCTCTGATGCAGTTAAATCGTACATAGCCCTTACTCTTTTGACAACTGCAGGCTTTTGCTCGTCAATTTGTTGGTTAGGGTTGTTTGAATTCGGCACACtgtcattattattgacATTTATAATGTTAGGATTAGATGCTGTGTTGTTTTTGATTTCATCTTCCTTCTGTTTTTGCTCATATTCTTTCAAAGATAGTTCTAGAACCTTTTgcaattcatcatcattgtCCTCATTTGTGTTTGAAACTGAGTTGGAACTAGTGCCATTAATCGATTTCTTTACTGGTACATTTGGTTTCGATTCTCTGTTATCATTTTTCACTTCATGAACCAAATCTGGGTaagtttttttaatctttttatataagTCACTCATACCACGTAATGAAGGATcagatttaaaagattttgataattgtCTTACTGTGATAatgatttgtttttttactattttatGAATATTATGGTTGCCCAACATTGTATATAATATGTTTGTAAAGCTTTTATTACTAAATTCTTGTTGAATTCTTGAACCACAATTTTCGGctaatgaaataattaatgTTAAAGttcttaataaaatattggcATTTTCTTGGCTTAATCTACTCTGAATTGATTCAATTGCAATACTTGTGAAATCTTCGGGGTCCTTTCTCACCAAATCACATACATCGAGGATATATTTCCAATTATCGCTCTTTAATTTGGCATCAGTTGCCttaataatacttttgctaatttttaattgatctGCTGGCCCCATAGTAATTGCAATTATGTTCTATATGCTATATTCTTTTGTTGTACTCCTCCGATCCAATAATGTTTCAAACACCAACTTTctaaatttgtaattttatatagatCCAAGTTTATGTCTacttattttataataaatttatctttGTAAGATCTATATAACTTTCAACATCTTCTTATAAAATGCTCATttctataaatatatcaagTTACGACTCCAACTGACAAATAAAGGAGAAACGGGAAATTTGTGAGGAGTGGCGTGTTTTAGGGTTAAAACTCAAACCCTAAAAAGGTCACATGCTAAAAAGggttttacaaaatataaacatgctttatatattatagtTAAAGGGAATGAAATCCtatcaaaagaaattgttttattttactaaTTTGTTACCAAAAGATATCGTTCCTGacataatatttcaaaaaaagtatttttgCTGGGATATATCAATGAGTAGTGAAGTGTATATTGATAAGAAAAATGTGGCgtgaaaattaatattcGGTAAACCAGATACCACTGATTCTtaatttctataattttgtCTGATTAGGTATGATTAGAGGAGGGTTTTATTCACAGGATTAGTTAAAAGTCTGTTGGGGTGTTTGgattaataaaatcttgAATTAAGATCCCAGGAAGCAATTCACAAATAAGAATCATATAAGTAAATATTTCctttgaaagaaattaatttggtaattaaataaaattgggCATGATTAAAATGACTGTTTATTACAATCGATGTAGGCgaaaaatgtatataatttgttcgtgtatatatatactctccatttcttcttatttttactattatAGCATGTGATTTTGTAATTCAATGTATATTTCCCAGAAGTAATATTCTAACAGGATTATCCCGCtagcattttttttgttaattttttactttttcaaataatgaaaacagcaaaatattttagtttCATACTAAACATGAAAATTAGATCAATTTCGGCATTAGGAAAAAGAACATCAGGTAAAATCAGAACTATTTAGGCAAATAAGATTTACTGTGAACCAAATACGTCATccaatagaaaaaaaaattaaaagtcttttaataaaacgTGAGACACGGAATACGGCAAAGGCATTGAAGTAATACTCCTGTGATGcatgaatattaataattatctGCTGGCTTTTGACGCAGTAACCCTCTAAGTACGACACTCCTtagatttttcattttggaaaatttaataCAGAAATTGAAACCTATTTTCATTCCCTCCATCCCTATAGAGTGAAACTTATAGCTCAATTACATCAAATTTCCACTAAGCttaagaatatttaatgtACAGACGGTTTCCAACTCATGATGGGGTACACCAATAGTATTGTAGAAATATATCTGACTCTTTTTGACTTTTAGGAGGGTATCTTATAGACGTGCTTTAAGGTATCTATATCATTTTAGACTCCGTTTACTCactaaaattaattaataaccCCCCCAGCTTGCATCCagctaattttttcaagattagcttctttttctaaatcttaTAGTTTTTTTACAATAATTAATGACACAACGGTTGTTAACTTTGCTATCCCCTTATCTAAATAAGTTAAAATAGTTTTGAAGcttgtaataaaaaacacCCAGAATATGGtgtttgatttttcaatttattccAGATATTTCTATTCTATTTCTTGTCCTGTAAGTGTATTTAAGAATGTGTAAGAATATTTAAGTTTAACAAAGTTAGTGCATTTAAACAACCTCTTATACAAtacaattagaaaaataagtTTAGTAATTAACACAGTTTAACAAAAGCAATCTAAACTCACCTTAGTGGCACATTGCAATCTAGAAAAAAGGTAATACTAATTTATAGATCATTTTATCCAAAACCTTTTCAATCAGCAATATAAACCCTAGGGAATAGAAGCGATTAAATATTACTCTCAGTTACtccattaatatttttaccGGTTAGAATACTTGTCTaatttttgcttttttcGGTTTCTAACTATTGTTACAATTAGGAAAAAACTAAAGcgtattaaattaattcaataaacAACATTGAAAAGTTTATTACCTTCTTTTTAAGGGCACGATTGCTGTAGAAGGaaccatttttttctaccacgaaaacagaaaatatttaaatttaaaacacaAATaacataaaaaataattagtATATTAGTTTTTGaagttcaaaatatttaaaagcTTTAACCCCTAAATGCTAGATAATACTAACAGTCCAATGGCGTCAAATACAAGCCTAAGCAACaaaactgaaaaaaaacaaaaaaaacacaaaGTTATAccaatagaaaatgataaaacaAGCAGTACAAATTTAACAAAAGCTGCTAGcaatgtttttttaaaaaattctgAGGAACAGCTCCTTTCAAGAAGATCTGCCGTTATAAACCCTATTTTAAACCAAAAAGCTagtaatttattaattaatgtaACTCAAGAAGTTTTGAATAATGAGAAAAGAATTGACAATTCAGTACCAGGGAATACCAGTCAAGAACAGCCTGAAATTCTTAAGAGTAGTCACAATGGACAGTGGTCAGGCACAACATCAGTGGAAACAAGTTTGAACCCGGACTCTAATATCTTGGAAAATAGACATCCTACAAGTCCAAGTAAAACATCAAACTCTAAGTCAGGTAATACAAGTAGTAGGCTTTCCATGGTTGGAGCAAGAATACGGTCAGGTTCATCAGTTGGTAAGATCCACCTAGGTGACACAAATGTTCATTCTTTAGGTACTATGGGTACAACAAAGGCCTCAAGATCAGCTTCTCAAGCAAGACTTAAAGTAATAAAATCCAAATCTAAAACGAAATTGGAcacattaaaaaaagtatgGGTTTATTATAGAGAACTAGGATATCAAAATACCTGGCTAAATCCtcttttgattttatttttcgtTTATTCgacttatttttatttaaatgattataCAGAAAAAAATCCATTGCACAAATTCATCAGAATttcatattatattaaaaatacaaactGCTGCAAAAAAGGTTTTAATGATCTTTGctttatattctttcaTATGATTGTTTTCACCTTCTTAAGAGAATTTATAATggaaattataattaagCCATTAACAAAACAGTTAAGAATGCAGTCACAGCATAAGATTGAAAGAACAATGGAACAAGCTTACAGTGTTGTTTACTATTCTTTTTCTGCTCCCGCTGGAATGCTATTAATGTATAATTCACCTTTATGGTTCTTTAATACAACAGAAATGTATCGAACTTACcctgatattattattagtagcCAAGTCAAATGGTACTATTTATTACAGGCATCATTTTGGTCCCAGCAAGCTGCTGTGTTAGTATTGCAATTAGAAAAACCAAGAAAAGATCAAAATGAAATGATTTACCATCACATAGTTACATTaacattaattttatcttcttACATGTTTCATTATACAAAAATGGGACTAGAAATTTATGCATCAATGGATATTTCTGATCTTCTTTTGGCAACTTCAAAGActctaaattatttagagTTTGCCTACACTCCAGTTGTTTTTGCATTATTCGTAATTTCGTGGATTTACTGTCGCCATTATATTAATGCAAAGATTTTATGGTCAGTTTTAACTGAATATCGGACTGTGGGTAACTATACTCTAAACTATGCCACACAACAATATAAGTGCTACATTTCTTTACCAATAGTATTCACTTTAATTTTTGCATTACAACTAGTTAATTTATATTGGCTacatttgatttttaaGGTCTTATACAGAGTAATTTTTGAAGGTATTCAAGAGGATAATAGATCTGAACATTCTTCAAACGAATATACTGAGCAGTTAACTGATGCCTCATCAATTACTACTCGTGAAACCACATTGTTCGATGAACAGGATAATAAATACACCGAAAAGAAAACCCTTcctaaaattgaaattaataactagagattaaaaaaaattcattacGTAAAATATCCTAAACTATTTTAATCTTCCTGCTAGTTcaattgatatatttatgcCACGGTAAGCTATTACGCTTCTTTCAATTGGCagatattcaaataataataagaaaaatctttaatacaaatttatcgtaatattgatttatcCCATTTTCATTAGCTTAGCAAGAAAACGCCAACTATATATCAAAATCTTCTATGAAGctaatatttgttttactATTGCCAtttatacaaatattaaaatcacGAATTGTTTgataaaatcaaaatcttAAACCACCATCCAGTAGAAAACTATTGATCGGTGGgttaaagaaatttctaATGTAGGGTGATAAAATTATGaacttaatataataaaatcaatggttataaattaatatatataaatatatatgtaagtatgaattttataattaagtcaatatttaatttatagCATTAATGATTGTAATTGTGGTTATAGTATACAAAATAAGTaatgtgaaaaaaaaattaataacaaaCGAAGATAATGTTTTAAACTGCAATAACAGAATGAGTGATATATGCAACGCTATTGAATGCTTAATCTTCTTCagtgatattaatatcaacCTCGATAACTTCAGAGGTATCATTATTGTAAAAGCTGGAAACCTTAACTTTAAATTCGGACTCAGCAATACCAAATTGCTTTAAAATTAGAGCTTTACGGACATCCAACTTTTCACCCTTTTCACAAACCTTGTATGGAGAATCAATAGTGATCTTACCCTTAACAATTTTTGTTGGAATTTCgaatttatttcttaaagtTGGTTCTAAGGAATGGACCATTGGtaaatcatcttcaatTGGTATTTGACCACCACgagaatatataataccTGCAGGTAATTCAAATGTTATTGGAGATCTGGAATTTGGTCTTGAAAAATCTTTACGGCTGtatgatttaaaataatctttGACAGTATCAACTTCTTCATCAGTAAATAATAGACCCGTGACACCGCTACATGTTTGACTTAAT
The window above is part of the Henningerozyma blattae CBS 6284 chromosome 2, complete genome genome. Proteins encoded here:
- the CAP1 gene encoding Cap1p (similar to Saccharomyces cerevisiae CAP1 (YKL007W); ancestral locus Anc_2.503) yields the protein MSKFSTIISQIIEDSPAGEIKEVYDDLIKITGEDSKSIILDAIEAYNVKNNLPIKVNGESVILSEYNKIGSKYYDPVNNKLFSVDHLNYTPLDIEPVDNDDKINKLTPSLRGLLDALKEYAKKDYTGNVSVAVYPDNASSDNDSNKFEIIIISDKYNLNNFWTGIWRSKYIYDPSLNNQLTGKIDLNVHYFEGGNVTFNSEKSFKEDNVNLSEILKTIKSFESDFEKQLDVSFNDLNEKKFKTLRRRLPVSRARVNWGSSMGNYRLGKNAAENK
- the HSE1 gene encoding ESCRT-0 subunit protein HSE1 (similar to Saccharomyces cerevisiae HSE1 (YHL002W); ancestral locus Anc_2.502), giving the protein MGPADQLKISKSIIKATDAKLKSDNWKYILDVCDLVRKDPEDFTSIAIESIQSRLSQENANILLRTLTLIISLAENCGSRIQQEFSNKSFTNILYTMLGNHNIHKIVKKQIIITVRQLSKSFKSDPSLRGMSDLYKKIKKTYPDLVHEVKNDNRESKPNVPVKKSINGTSSNSVSNTNEDNDDELQKVLELSLKEYEQKQKEDEIKNNTASNPNIINVNNNDSVPNSNNPNQQIDEQKPAVVKRVRAMYDLTASEPGELSFKKGDIIKVIEQVYRDWWRGSLRGTVGIFPLNYVNPIAEPTELELRQELQKEAGILSQKDNVDQLYNDLQNAASNNSNNNMSADQILQNPQINNLYGTVTPLRPQITKLIAKYSNQKNDLNSLRQVLSNAEATYNQLLDRAASSYTIPNIPQPQMPLPQMQNQQQQPMYSSQQQQQLQQQLQQQPMPAQSETQKLPQQSTQNFGSSSLNNTYNNSNMYNHNYNQSQPLSDANQYSNTSAYQPVNQGVNNFQQQQQQQQQKFQQNSQYSYNTANPNAYST
- the TBLA0B05480 gene encoding TLC domain-containing protein (similar to Saccharomyces cerevisiae LAG1 (YHL003C) and LAC1 (YKL008C); ancestral locus Anc_2.501); translated protein: MASNTSLSNKTEKKQKKHKVIPIENDKTSSTNLTKAASNVFLKNSEEQLLSRRSAVINPILNQKASNLLINVTQEVLNNEKRIDNSVPGNTSQEQPEILKSSHNGQWSGTTSVETSLNPDSNILENRHPTSPSKTSNSKSGNTSSRLSMVGARIRSGSSVGKIHLGDTNVHSLGTMGTTKASRSASQARLKVIKSKSKTKLDTLKKVWVYYRELGYQNTWLNPLLILFFVYSTYFYLNDYTEKNPLHKFIRISYYIKNTNCCKKGFNDLCFIFFHMIVFTFLREFIMEIIIKPLTKQLRMQSQHKIERTMEQAYSVVYYSFSAPAGMLLMYNSPLWFFNTTEMYRTYPDIIISSQVKWYYLLQASFWSQQAAVLVLQLEKPRKDQNEMIYHHIVTLTLILSSYMFHYTKMGLEIYASMDISDLLLATSKTLNYLEFAYTPVVFALFVISWIYCRHYINAKILWSVLTEYRTVGNYTLNYATQQYKCYISLPIVFTLIFALQLVNLYWLHLIFKVLYRVIFEGIQEDNRSEHSSNEYTEQLTDASSITTRETTLFDEQDNKYTEKKTLPKIEINN
- the MRT4 gene encoding ribosome assembly factor MRT4 (similar to Saccharomyces cerevisiae MRT4 (YKL009W); ancestral locus Anc_2.498), translated to MPRSKRSKLVTLAQTDKKGRENKERIFDEIREALDTFKYVWVLHLDDVRTPVLQEIRSAWTGSKLILGKRKVLQKALGTRREDEYKDNLFRLSQTCSGVTGLLFTDEEVDTVKDYFKSYSRKDFSRPNSRSPITFELPAGIIYSRGGQIPIEDDLPMVHSLEPTLRNKFEIPTKIVKGKITIDSPYKVCEKGEKLDVRKALILKQFGIAESEFKVKVSSFYNNDTSEVIEVDINITEED